Sequence from the Hemitrygon akajei unplaced genomic scaffold, sHemAka1.3 Scf000045, whole genome shotgun sequence genome:
aaccactagaagatgcagataaaaaggttctgttcgtagatggctcttgttatagggattatgatggaaatcacgcagggttctcggtagtgcagcaggatcagtcgagctataagattattaggatggagccatgtccccaaccgtgttccgcccaactagtggaaatcaaagccctgacagctgtgtgtgaaatgatggaaggtgagaaagtagacatctatactgattcggcatatgctcatggagtatgccatttgttcggggcagtgtggaagcagagaggttttaaaaaaggtaatggagatcccatacaacattgtcagcaaattctagtcttaataaaagccataatgaaacctaaagcattggctatagtaaaatgccaggcacataaaaagggaaatgatgtaataacaaaaggaaatcaagctgcggacgaggcagccagaaaagcgtctgggtgtacatcagctgtcattgccccccaggtaagcctaactccagaacctgaggtagaggacgtaattgaaatacaaggtaaggcaactttggcagaacagacaatgtggagaaaaaggggggccaagcagaacccggaaggcttgtggaacacggaagacggtttgttagttgcacccacccctctactgacgattctgatttcagaagcgcatgggatggaccattgtgcaagggtggaagtgataaagaaaataaagaaggatggtttttggtcaccttatttacaggcttcagtggactttgtcttgtcacagtgcgaggtatgcgtacagaataatgttcggaagggaattacaaccccaataggtcacattcctgtacctgaaggaccatttaaacatctagtgatcgattacgtagacatgataaagacagtgagagggaaaagatacatgctggtagtaattgatcgatttagcagatgggtggaggcggtaccttcaagagatcaaggggcaaagacagtggtaaaatttctgacaaatgaagtgatcccaaggtttagaatacctacagaagttagctcagacaatggttcagcttttatccagaaagtggtcaaactggtactacaggcgctgaggataaagcaaagatttggatgtgtataccaccctcagtcgcagggcatggtagagagaattaatggaacgctgaaagccaaactaaacaaaatttgtgcagacactaaacttaattgggtcgatgctttaccgttagcattgatgagttaccgcatgcaaactaatcgagtgacatgcctgacatcgcatgagatgctcactaggaagctatcatacctgtgataggggtaagcaaaaatgttgaatggataaactatatatactacaatcaacagagattcatcaactacactgACGATgcgctggaggccttagggcaacagctggatgcaactagcagggtggcaTGGCAacacagacaggtactggattggcttttggcagaaaaagggtgtgtgtgtgtaatgtttggagaacaatgctgcactttcataccaaacaatactagcccagaagggtctttcaccagagcaatgaataaattaaagaatctgcggacggaggtcaaacagaatgcaggatttgaacatcagttctttgattggttggaaagtagactcggaggatggggagcatggctgactaaaatcgcaataactgtcagtattatattgttgagctgtgcgcttgtgctgtgctgttttcttccttgtctcaaatctcttgtagtgcgtgctgcaaccaaacaatttccaatgctcgtggcaattactgaagcaagcttagtggagaaagaaacaccgaaaatgtattgttacagcctacaatacctgcaggatgaacaggagcaaaacgacagtgtgggagtagattgtaagggctgctgagtctttttccctgtctcaggtacaaagggacaggtttttggctcagcggcccagggtaacaggaagagaatactttgaggtcttggcgcagaaaattatagtttaacccaagatttgggaataagtgcttgaatttattggggcttttgtgcgcagactcttagtcttttctcctctgggtctcaaaggggggatatattggagtataaaaattgagattatttgctgtgtaaccaaaactatgtagtcagctttgaaacttgctatttgctatgcatgtacccaatttagtaggagaatgaaatcttaagaatgtagaagacaatggtgtgttattgagaggtagctaagagatgtagattagaacatgattaagtcaatgggtagaaacaatagtggcggatgtacgtgtggtacgcaactatagactgattgcatatgctaatgcaactaagccaggagattgctataaaacatgctatgtccaaggatcggtgggcaatcagcgactagctcaatgaccgtttcagctttgatttgcaaattaaagtttaatacttcttgaagaatcttttgcatctcctggtcgtttgtggggcacgagaaaccacgacaaaattatccaatgacagaaatgttctttcttgtgagtctggaagagagattctcatggtcttttgctggggagagatgagaagacgtgaatggagagagtgggccctttttcttttttttttgttttctttagtaaccctatagtcaaagtaagaattataaatcttAATAATTTAATCACATATTATGTACCATTTGTTATTTCAGGTGTCACACAGACGCAAACCTATAAAACTACCAGCAACAATTGAACACacttggagtctggttttgcagtTAACAAACACTATTTTATTGGTAACTACTAATAATAGTGAACTTAAACCAGATAATCCAAGGGTTAGcaatgttatgcatatataggtgtgaaTACAGGTTTCTGCCGGTAtctgaaggtagagtgttcctatgaaaccgtttgtaaaccgaaatgtcatgaagtgaagaagcaattaccattaatctaAATGGGAAAAGATTTTggacgttcccagacccaaagaaTAACCCACCAAATCATActaaatagcacataaaacctaaaataacactaacctatagtaaaagtaggaatgatatgataaatatattcacactatataaagtagaaatattgaatttacagtgtagtttcactgaaAATCGGGAAGATAGTGAACTGAAATTGATTTGAAGAGAAAAAgaatcggcacgtacacacatgcgTACACAACtgccgcacaaggcttcacggtcattgtagtctttttCGGGGTAAACTCACATATAAAGGAGGCATCATCTttatcgtaaaagcgaaaatcctctttggtcagcaaaaacaggtactaatgtaggtctttcataacagtgagctgtcgtaaagcgagcgtgcgaaaaatgggggccacctgtatataAAATCCAAAACCTAGGAGGTAAACGatatagtcttacgatgatgTGGTAGATTCAATTTAGTTCAcaagatttgggggggggggggaggagggagggagagggagatgtaatCCAAGTAAACAGGTGTTGTTGACCTTTTCCAATGCCCATCTAATCTTCCAAGTTAGCCAGACATGACCAACTCAAAAGCACCTTTTCAAGAGAATGTCTACCAACCAAGGCAAGGGTTAGactcaccggtagattccacagggtTGCTCTTACACGCACTAACAGCCACAGATCGACTCTTTTTTATCGATCCTCAAATCCCACCCTGCTAGAAAGTCCAACTGGCAGAAACTTTCATCACTTGCCTTGGTGCGTCCGTGTGTCCTGTGAGAAAAGCAGTTCCGTGTTTAAATACCattgtgctgaacaccagctgtccatcatgtagctccgccccctctctctgtaagaagtCGCTTGCTTGTTCTGTGTCGGTAAAGGATCATTCTGACCTTGCTTAACCACAGAGAGCATAAACATTAGCTCGTCACCATAACAACCCAGCACTTCTGCAGAAATCCAACAGCGTGTCCAAAGTCAGTCTCAGTTCTCTTTGCATTTTAAAGAGATAGTCCATAGAAAGTATGAACCCCGGGGCAGATtacacaggggacacatcgctcagtatccacacaaacgagattctTCAGTTTGGCCAGACTGGGGTGGGCGGGCTATAAACCCCTCTGTTAAGCTGCCAGCAGAACTGAGAGCTACATAAGATTAGATGACTGCGTGAATCGCTTcctacattcacagcaggtgaacggcctctccccagtgtgaactcaatgatgcacactggttgatttggctgagagaatcttttcccaaagtctgagcagatCGGTCTCTACCTagtgtgaagtcgctggtgtgcctttaggatggatgactgagtgaatcctttcccacagtttgagcaggtgaatggcctctctccagtgtgaacacgctgatgtaccttcagatgggatgacgaagtgaatcccttcccacagtctgagcaggtgaacggcctctctccagtgtgaactcgctgatgtatcttcagatgggatgacgaagcgaatcccttcccacagtctgagcaggtgatttgccactctccagtgtgaactccctGGTGTGCCTTCAGTtgagataactgagtgaatcctttcccacagtctgagcaggtgaacggcttctctccagtgtgaattcgctgatgtacattcagttgagatgactgagcgaatcccttcccacagtttgagcaggtgaatggcctctctctggtgtgaactcgctgatgtaccttaagCTGAGGTAAttcggtgaatcccttcccgcagtctgagcaggagaacggccactctccggtgtgaactgaccggtgtttcagtaacttatatgacaaagtgaatcccttcccacagtctgagcaggtgaatggcctctccccagtgtgaactgactggtgtctcagtaagtGAGCTGATGAAGTGAATGCCTTGCCACAGTCCGAGCacgtgaacggcttctccccagtgtgaacttgttgatgtaccttcagtagagatgacgaagtgaatcccttcccacagtccgagcaggtgaatggcctctccccagtgtgaattcgctgatgtaccttcagttgagatgactgagtgaatcccttcccacagtctgagcagttgaatggcctctctccggtgtgaactcgttgatgtatCTTCAGTCGAGATAAttcagtgaatcgcttcccacagtctgagcaggtgaatggccactctccggtgtgaactgactggtgtctcagtaactgatatgatgaagtgaatcccttcccacagtctgagcaggtgaatggcctctccccagtgtgaactgactggtgtctcagtaacttatctgcggaagtgaatccctttccgcaggctgagcagttgaatggcctgtccccagtgtgaactgactggtgtctcagtaactgagatgactgagtgaatcctttcccacagtctgagcaggtgaacggccgctcccgagtgtgaactcgctggtgagccattaggttagTTGACTGAGTGAATTCTTCCCCAAAAAATTccgcagatgaccagcctctgcccaatgtaaactgattggtgtgtccacaggtgggatgacagattgaatcccttctcacacacagtacaggtgaatggccttgtcccagtgtgaacttgctgatgtacccttagttgagatgaccgagtgaatccattcccactgtctgagcagatgaatgggctCCCCCCATGTAAACTAACAGGCGTGCCATTGGGTCAGATgatcaagtgaatccctcccgacagtctgagcaggaaggatgatcgactgaatcccttgccgcacttcttaaatatctggatagagacaac
This genomic interval carries:
- the LOC140720659 gene encoding uncharacterized protein; protein product: MAHQRVHTRERPFTCSDCGKGFTQSSQLLRHQSVHTGDRPFNCSACGKGFTSADKLLRHQSVHTGERPFTCSDCGKGFTSSYQLLRHQSVHTGEWPFTCSDCGKRFTELSRLKIHQRVHTGERPFNCSDCGKGFTQSSQLKVHQRIHTGERPFTCSDCGKGFTSSSLLKVHQQVHTGEKPFTCSDCGKAFTSSAHLLRHQSVHTGERPFTCSDCGKGFTLSYKLLKHRSVHTGEWPFSCSDCGKGFTELPQLKVHQRVHTRERPFTCSNCGKGFAQSSQLNVHQRIHTGEKPFTCSDCGKGFTQLSQLKAHQGVHTGEWQITCSDCGKGFASSSHLKIHQRVHTGERPFTCSDCGKGFTSSSHLKVHQRVHTGERPFTCSNCGKGFTQSSILKAHQRLHTR